TAAGTGCCACCTTTCGGTTTGTGCGCCAAGGCGGGTTTATTGCCGTATTGTTGAACTGCGTCTTCAAGCATAGATATGAGTGTCATTATCGCTCACCTCTCCTGCTGTTATTTGCGAAAATATTAACATACACAGCGATGCAAGTCAAGTTAATCATTAACGCTTTAGTGTCTAAAAATAGAATAAAATCAAAACGCTACAGAAAATCGAAACGCGCTTTGATCCAGCGAAGCAAGATATCTATAAGTTGAGGGGCCCCGATAGGTGCCGTTTTGCGGTGTACCATAGGTGTCAATTTTAGAAAAAATAACCGTCGCGATCCCAGGCCAGTAGGTTCGGTTTCCCAACCGAACCGGATTTTACATAGAAACCTTAAAGACTTCAAAAATCTCTTGAATCCCGTAGGGATGGTATCTCTGTAGAAAAACGGGACCTCACACACCTAAGCCCCGTAGGGGCGGCATTTGTAGAGATGCTCCTACGAAATGACGAGAAATATCCCTAAATTGACACCTATGGTGCGGTTTTGCGGTGTACCATAAGTGTCAATTTAGTCCCGTAGGTTGGGTAGAACGGTGTTGAAAAGGTATGTCGGTGTGCCAATACCCTGAAATCCAACTTGCCGTGCTATACCTCTAAAAACGCAGTGAAACCCAACTTCAGCCCCTCAAGTGGCCGTAAACCGCAAAGGCGTTGGGTTTCTCTCGGTTTTCTGTTTGACGTGGCATCTTTGGGAGAGGCTGAGTGTTGTGTTAATTTTCAGGGTTTGGCAGTATCCGTTCAACCCAACCTACGGGAGGATACGTTTTTTTCTTAAATTGACACTTATGTGCGGTTAGGAAACCGCACCTACCGGGCCTGGGGAGAACGTAGAATTACCGAAATATTTTATTAATCTTCATCAACCGAACCAGTTCCTCCGCGGAAACAGCGTATTTCTCGTAGGTGTTAATACTTCATATATGTTATGTTTTAAAACAAAACGCAGAAATTTTCGCTGGATTTCGCTGGATTTCGCTAGATTTCGCACCGGATCCCAAAAAAAAGACATCCAATCCAATAATTTCTTAAAATTGAATGTCCCTGGTATAAAGTTGTTTTTTCTTGCATTTATGTTGCAACTTATGCTAAACTATTACAAATTATCACAGCAGAACTCAATTTGCACAGATTAAATCCCCCTGGTAAGGTGGATTTATCGGTTAGAAATCGGTTATCGGTTAAGAGGTGAACTTGATATATGAAGCCTTTCTCTTCACTGACAACCGACGACTGAAAGATTTTTGAAAAAAATCGTACCGACAACTTTTAAAATAAATATTCGCAAAATTGTGGGAAGTGTGGTAAACTCTATCGTAAAGTCATCCGCTTCTGCCTGAGGAGACATCAAATGTACGATAAGAAAAATCCGAAAGCTGCTGGCGCAAATCCCGACAGGTACGACCTGTTTACTGAAGATGACGAAGAAGTTGAAGAAGAACTCACCTCTGAAGAAGAGGAGATGAATTCCGGCTATTCGTTGCAGTTAATTCACCATCTTATCACTGAGACACCGCCAGAGGACAGTCGTCGTCGATGGCTCCTTGAGCTGCGGCGTTCTATTCTGAGTGATGAAGGTGAGTTTCGGGAAAGAATTCACGCGATTCAGCAGGAAGCACTCCGTATCCATGCGGAAATGGAGGCGCAGATTGAAAAACTCACTTCACCCGCAAATCGTATCGGCACCTTGCTCGGATTGCCGAAAGAAGACATCGCACGCGTCATCGTCGGGGGTTCCGAATACTACGCCAACCTTGATACCGAACTTGACCCGGGAACCTTGAAAAAGGGGTTCAGTGTACTATTAAACGATGCCTTTGTCGTCGTCGGTGAACTCGGATACAACGATGCCGGACCCATCGCAAAAGTATCTGAGGTTATACCAGATGGACGGCTCCGTATTGGACAAGAACCTAACGCGCAAACCGTTATCCTTGAACGCTCCGCAGACCTCATGGATGTCAAACTCAAGCCTGGCGATGAGGTCCGAGTTGACTCCAATTACCGGGTCGCTCTTGAACATATTGCTACCAAAGAGACGGACGCTTACGCGCTTGAGGCAGTGCCAAATATTCCCTGGTCTAAGGTCGGCGGGCTTGACGAAACGATCCAACGTATTAAAGATACGATTGAACTTCCCATCCTGCATCCCGAACTCTTTTCGCGTTTCCAATACAGTGCCCCGAAAGGGTTTCTCCTCCACGGGCCGCCAGGATGCGGAAAAACGCTCATCGGTAAGGCGACTGCCTATAACTTGACGCAGCAGCTCCGAAGGGAGGGTGGAGAAGATGTTGAAGGGTGTTTCCTCCACATTAAAGGCCCTGAAATTCTGAACATGTGGCTCGGAGAATCTGAACGGAAAGTACGTGAAATATTCCAGATCGCCCGTGAAAAAAAGGATGATGGCAAATTAGCTTTTGTGTTTATAGATGAGGCAGAGTCTATATTAGGAACACGGCGGGCACTCAGATCTCATAGCATCTCAAATACGCTTGTGCCAATGTTTTGCGCGGAAATGGATGGCATTGAGTCTCTACAGGATGTCGTTATTATTCTCGCTACAAACCGTCCAGATCTCATTGATCCTGCTATTCTGCGGCCAGGACGCATTGATAGAAAAATTAAAGTGACTCGTCCAGACGCAGACGCTGCGAAGGATATCTTCCGTATTTACTTTACACCCGAGCTACCTATCGCTCCAGAGGTAACCCGTGACCCAGAGACGGAGACACCAGACGAAGCACCACCCGAAGTTATACCGGCTGAAAAGGCAGTCGAAGACCTGATCGCGCAGGTTGTTGATGAAATGTTTCGTGAGGACGAGGACAACAGATTCCTTGAAGTCTCCCTCAGGAGTGGCAGACGCGATATTCTCTATCGTGGGCATCTCTGTAGTGGTGCTATTATTGAGTCGATTGTGCAGCGCGCTAAGGAATCCGCACTCAAACGCGCAATTCAGAACCCGGAAAAAGAAAGCGGAATCTCGCGGGCCGACCTGTTAGACGCACTCGCCGCGGAGTTTCTTGAGAGTGAAATCTTCCCGCCGACCGAGGCGACCGAAGACTGGCTCAAACTCCTGGATTACGATCCAGCAAACGTCGTCAAAGTTACACCTATCAAAGCTGAAAAGCGGGAACGGCGTAAAGCGTCTGGCTCGCGTGTCATTTAGGAGGATGGTTGTCAGTTTTCAGTACGATTTTTTTCAAAAAATCTTTCGGTCGTCAGTTAAGAGAGATCTTGGGACCGTCACGTTTACTGGTGAAGCAACGCTAACCCTCTTTAACCGATAACCGATAACCGATAACCGATGACCAATAAATGGAAAGACTTTTTGGAATTGAAACTGAATACGGAATCACACTCGAAAATGAAGCGCACATTGATGCCGTCAAGCAGTCTATTGAGCTCATAAAAAGTTACCGTCAAGAAGATTTTCGACCGGTGTGGGACTATCGCGGGGAAGACCCGTTGCGAGATGAACGCGGTTTTCGGGCAGACACACTCTCCAATCATCCTGATGAGAAGGAAGAGGAAGCGCGCGATCGGAAGCGAAATAAGAAAGAGCGACTCTCTTTCGCCGAAATTAAAAGTGATCACATTCTCGTCAACGGCGCGCGCCTCTACAATGACCACGCGCACCCGGAGTATTCTACACCTGAATGCAGCAACCTGTTTGATCTTGTGGCACACGATAAAGCGGGGGAACGTATCCTCCACCGATGTGCTGAAACACGCAGTCAGAAACTCGGAAAACGCGTGCTGTTGTATAAGAATAATACCGATTTTCACGGGCATAGCTACGGGTGCCACGATAATTACTTGATGGCGCGTGAAGTGCCTTTTGAGACGCTCAAACAGGGAATCATGTCGTTCTTTATAACACGACAAATCTTCGCAGGCGCAGGGAAACTCGGTATTGAGACTGAAGCCGGGCTTGCAACACCAGGGCATTACCAATTGTCACAACGTGCTGATTTCTTTCACGTTGAGGCAAGTGTTGATACCATGCACAACCGTCCTATCGTCAATACGCGCGACGAGCCGCATGCTGACGCATCTAAATACCGGAGACTCCACGGTATCGCAGGTGATGCCAATATGTCTGAATACGCAACGGCTCTCAAGGTCGGCACCACCGCGCTTGTTATTGCTCTGATTGAACAACGGAGGGTCCCGGAAAAGCTCGCACTTGCCAATCCAATTGATACCATCAAGACCGTGTCGCATGACCAGACGTATCGTTGGATGGTGATGACAGATGATGGAAAAACGATGTCGGCAATCGACCATCAGCGCGAGTACCTCGCACTCGCACAGAAACATCTCGACGATGTTGGGGGGTTTGAAACTGACTGGGTACTCACAGAGTGGGAAGATACGCTCAATACACTTGAGAAAGATCCAATGTCGCTTATTGATCGGCTTGATTGGGTCGCGAAGAAGTGGTTACTTGAAACCTTTGCAGAAGAAGAGGGAGTCCCATGGGACGATGCATGGCTCCAGAGTTTGGATTTAGAATATCATAACATTGATCTCGATGAAGGGCTTTACTATGGAATCCCCATGCGTCGTATCGTCACAGACGAACAGATTGAAGCAGCACTTCATAATCCGCCTGCTGGCACACGGGCCTACTTTCGCGGGCGCGCTGTTGATCGGTTTAGTGAATCAATAAAAGCAATCCAGTGGGATAGCATTACCTTTACTGTCAATGGGCGGACCCGAGAAGTTAACCTCAACGCACTCGCTGAGGCAGACATCGCACAGCAATATAATGAGGCTCTTGACGAATCACCGACCGTCGAAACATTAATTAAAAAATTACGTTTATGAGAAGATGGTTATCAGTTATCAGAAGAGGGGTTGTCAGTTATCGGTTATCAGTTAAAAGAGGGTTGGGACAATTCAAGAGGTCTCTTTTTCTCACTGCGAAGCAAACTGAAAGATTTTTCGCAGAAAAATCGCTCTGATAACTGAAAACCACTGACCACTGAAAGATTTTTTTCGGAGAAAAAAATCGTACTGATGACTGACAACTATTAAAAAAAGGAGAATTAAAATGGCAGCTAATATCATTGCTCAGCTTGAGCGCAAGCAGAGAGATACAAAACCCATCGGACCCGGTGATGGCGATAGTGATAACGAGGGACCCAAGCGCCAGAAAGTCAGTCGTCCTGATACACAAGAATTGCTCAAGCGCATGCGTCGTGTTGACAAAGATCAGTCCCGGCGTTATCGCCAAAGAACGGGGGAATAATGCACTATAACGGTGATTTCCTGAATCTAAGTGGTGCAGGACACCAAGAACTCGCACCCCACGGAGGAATAAACCACAAAGGCGACTTTCTCGACCTCTTGAGATACGCAAATTATCCCTTAAAGATAGAGGTGCCACCGGAAACCGCACGACACGGAGCAGATGTTGAAATAGCACATAGCACCACCGTGGTTGCTGTTCTTTACCGAGATGGTGTCATGATCGCAGGGGACCGGCGTGCTACCGCAGGCACCTCTGTCATCTATGATCGAGCCGAGAAAGTTTTGCAAATTGATAGGCATTCTGCACTTGCTATTTCAGGATCACCCGCAATCGCTTATGAAATTGCCAGAATATTGGAGCACTCGTTCCAATATTTCCGGCGCAGCCAGCTCCAAGAGTTAAGCCTCGAAGGCAAACTTCGGATGTTGTCAAGACTCATCCGTGAGAATCTGTCGATGGCACTCCAGGGTATCGGTGGCGTTATTCCGATCTTTGCACTGTATGATTTAAATGCCGCCGATGACGGGAACGGCGGAAAAATTTTCTTCTATGACGCACTCGGGGCGCACTTTGAGAACGTCGATTTTGCAACAACTGGTTCTGGTTCTATCTGGATCCGGGGCGTGTTGCGCTATCTGTCTCGGTTTGGTGAGACTGCCTTGCACGAAATGGACCAACGGCAGGCAGCCATCGCTATCTTAAGACTCTTGGACATCGCCAGTGAATACGATGCCGCAACGAGTGGATACAATGCTAAAGTGAAAATTTTTCCGACTCTCAAAACCGTAACACGCACCGGTGTTAATACCGTTTCTGATGATGATTTAGCAGAATGGTACGCTGAGGCACAACCAAATGTAGAGGAATAGCCATCGGTTGCCAGTTTGCCTTGCAGTGAGAGTTATAGGTTAAGAGTACCTCGCAGTGAGAGTTGGAACTGACAACTGAAAGATTTTTCGCAGAAAAATCGTACTGACAACCGACAACTATTAAAAAATGCGAGATGAACCATATCGCTGGATAGAGGCGATTCAGGACAGACGAGATTACATTGAAGACGAACTCCGATTGGGCAGTCCTGTCGTAGGTGTTACCTACGACGAAGGTATGATGCTCTTGACTGTCAGTAAGGGACAACGTAAAATATTTGAGGTGCATGATCGGATCGCACTCTCTGCAATCGGGCACCCGGCTGATATTGAACGTTTACGGATGCTTGTTACCGATACTGCCAGCGTCCAAGGCTTTCAAAATGCTACTGAAGATATAAATCTACACCGGTTAACTAACTATACGTTGGCACCTGCTTTTAAGCAGGCGTTTGAGTCCATTGCCGGTGAAGCTTATATCATCAAAATGTTGCTCGCTGAACTCGGCAGTGTTTCAGGAAAAAGCCAATTCACAGGGATCAACTTTGATGGCATTGTCCGAACCGATCCATCTTTTGCAGTTATCGCTGGAACAGAAACAATTGAAACAGGAATGCAAAAATATCTCACTGCTGCAAAGACTGACGCTGACAGAGATTTAACTACGGCGTTCCGGTTGGCGTTAGAGGCTTGGACAATCGGTAAAGAATTAAGTTCACGCGAGCCGGAAGACGCAGAATCGGAGGATACCCAGTTAGAGACTGCGCAGATGTACGAGATTATTGATACCGCACGTGAAGAAGGTCAAATTGAAGTAGGGGTTTTGGAAACTGCACAACACGGCACAAGTAAATTCCGACTCCTTACTTCTCAGGAGATTGAAGACGCACTGAAATAGCGAATAGTTATAAGTTATAAGTTATAAGTTGTAAGTTAAGAGGGGATACTGATTCGTCTAACGTCTCTTGTTACTGACAACTGAAAGGTTTTTTGAAAAAAAACCGAACTGAAAACTGACAACCATTAAGATGAACAAGCGTATTTTTGGAATCGAAACAGAATTTGGATGTATGACAGATACCGAGCGGATTCGCGGAACCTCTGAAGGGGTCGCCGCACGGGTTCGGGACTACGTTTTTGATGTACTTGAACTCGGACTCCGCGACATCCATTACCGAGACTGGGGTGAACCCCCCGGTAACGGTGGATTTCTGTTCAATGGCGGCCGTCTTTACATTGATATGGGGCATCTTGAATATGCAACCCCCGAATGTGCTACACTTTTTGATCTTGTCGCTTACGATAAAGCCATTGAAACAATCATCAATAACATCCTTGATGATACAGGATTGCCAACTGCCTTCTTCAAAAATAATATTGACCATTTCACCGGGGCAACCTTTGGATGTCATGAAAACTTCCAAGTCAGTCGAGAGGTTCCATTTTACCGGGTCGTCATCCCAACACTCATGCCTTTCTTCGTTACCCGACAAATTTATGCCGGTGCCGGTAGAGTCGGTGTCTATGATGAAATGATTGAGTTTGGGGCACAAGATGTTTTGGAAGGGCAGCAGCTCACTGAGCAACAAAATTATCAAATCTCGCAACGCGCCGATCATATTGTCACTGAAATTTATGAGTGGATTCAGTTCAGTCGTGCTATTATCAATACAAGAGACGAACCGCTCAGCGATTACACAAAATACCGACGGCTCCATCTCCTCGTTGGAGATTCTAATATGTCGGAGTACGCTACCGCACTCAAGGTCGGTACCACTTCGCTCTTGCTCTCCGCGATTGAGACGTTTTATGAAACACACGGTGAAAAATTACCGCTGCCCGGTTTTGAACTCGCTGATCCAGTCTTCGCTATTCGACACATCTCTCGTGACAGCACTTTCAAGTGGCGGATTGAACTTAAATCTGGGAAAACAATTTCCGCCGTTGATTTACAGCGAGAATATCTCAACTTCGTCCAGGCATTCATCACCGAACCTGACGAAGAAAACCAGTGGGTCCTTTCGGCGTGGGAGTCTATACTTGATGATCTTGAAGAAGATTGGGAGCGCGTTATTCCACGTGTTGATTGGGCCGCAAAAAAATGGTTGCTTGAAACTTTCATTGCCGAAGAAAAACTCGATTGGGATGATCCTTGGATCAAAAGTCAAGATTTAGAATATCATAACATTCGTACAGAAAGCGGGCTCTATTACGCACTGCAAGCACACGGACAGATGGAGCGCGTTATCACCGATGAACAGATTGGATATGCTATTAACAACGCACCACAGGATACCCGGGCTAAAGTTCGGGCTTTCTTGATGCGAACCCTTACACAATATCAGATGCCTTGTATTGTTGATTGGCATCAGATCTATGCTGGACATACGGAATATTTTGAGATGAAAGAACCGCTTGATACCAACATCGCGAAGGCGCAGCGATGGATAAGAAGGCTACGAAAGCGACCTTCGCGCAATTGATGTGTAGCCACCGCGTGGCGAAGAATGGTTATCGGTCTTAATAGTTATCAGTTATCAGTTAAAAGAGGTTTTTGAAAATCCGAACGTCTCTGTCTGACAACTGAAAGATTTTTCGCAGAAAAATCGTACTGGCAACTGATAACTAATAAAACTGAAAGATTTTTTGAAAAAAATCGTACTGACAACTGATAACTAAAAACCATTCCCGTATCACAAGGAGAAAATCATGGCTGAAAATAGATGCATACACACGGATTGTGAAGGATTTTACCGTCGGGACTTTCTAAAAGCAGGTGCTCTTGGATTGTTCGGCTTGAGTCTCACAGACTTGTTCCGACTCAAAGCACAGGCTGCAACTGCAGAAGCGAGCGTTAGCGCGCCGAGTGCTTCTACAGGTACTGCTACATCCGTTATTCTTGTCTGGTTAGGTGGTGGACCAAGCCACCTGGATATGTGGGATCTTAAACCGGATGCTCCTGAAGAAATACGTGGTCTTTTCAAGCCGATAGCGACGAATGTCAACGGCATCCAAATTAGTGAACATCTCCCCAGACTCGCACAACAGACCGATAAGCTCTGCATCATCCGTTCGATGACCTCTCCAGAGGCAGCGCATGAGCGTGGAACACACTATATGATGACGGGCTATCAACCCTTACCCGGTTTTGCTGTTCCAGGGTATGGGGCCGTTATTTCCAAACTCAAAGAACAGCGGAGTGCTTTGCCGCCTTACATCTCTGTCCCAGCACCTGTCGCCTATGGTGGTGGCGGGTTCTTAGGCGCATCGCTCGCACCTTTCTCGCCTGGCGGAAATCCGGCAAGCAATAACTTCAAAGTACGCGACCTCGAACCACCTAAAGGCGTCTCTGTTGAACGTGTTGAACGCCGACGCTCTTTACGCCAAGCTGTTGATGCTGCCTTCAAAAAATACGAGGCAGGCAACCCTGCTGCGGAAGCGGTTGACGACTTTTACACCTCCGCATATAACTTGATGAGTTCCACCGATGCCCGCGCCGCGTTTGAGCTCAATGCTGAACCCGGTAAAACGCGCGACGCATATCGACGCGACACTTTCGGACAAAGCTGTCTCCTCGCAAGAAGGCTCGTTGAAGCAGGTGTTAACTTCGTCACAGTCAGCAACGGTGGATGGGATAACCACAACAACATCTTCTCATCCCTGCCCGGGAAACTCAACGCTTTCGATCAGACGATGACTACCTTAATCACAGATCTCAGCGATCGCGGCTTATTGGAAACCACGCTTGTCATCGCGATGGGGGAATTCGGCAGAACGCCGGTCATCAACAGAAACGCTGGACGTGACCATCATTCCCGCGTCTTCTCGATCATGCTCGCTGGGGGCGGTGTCCAAGGTGGACAGGTCATCGGTGCTTCCGATCCGCTTGGCATGGAACCTGCTGAAACGCCGGTACGCCCGGAAGATTTATCAGCGACACTCTATCAATCCCTCGGTGTTGATTATAATCAGCACCTTGAGTCACCAGACGGAGTCCGTATCGTCCTCTCACGCGGCGGGAGACCCATCCGTGGTGTACTTAGTTAAGCGCGATTTTGCGGCGTACTCGCCCAAATTTGGTTTCCCACACGCGGAAACCAAATTTTGCTTCGCAGTGAGAAGGCTTTACATTTGCGATCTGCATTCTAATCGCTTACCAAGCAACGGGCTGAAGGTTAGAGGGATTCGCATCGAAGAATAGAAGGATGGAAGAATGAAGGGGACCGCCCTAATTCTTTTATCCTTCCAATCCTTGCTACCTACCTTCTAATCTTTAACCCCATAAAAAAATGCGTCATATTGCTTTCGTTACGCTCCGTAACATAGGAATCCTGGTAGCAGCGTCCTATATTATCTTTGCAATGCCGATCGGTTTTGCAGACCAACCGCTGTCTCCCATTTGGTCACTTGAATTTAGTCCTGATGGGAAAACGCTTGCTGTCGGGAAATATCAGTGGATTGAACTCTGGGATCTGGAGACACAAAGTATTATTCACACCTATGAACCGCATGCTGGCGAGGTCCGAAGTCTTAAGTTCGCAGCAGCGAATAATCAGGATACGTCGTCCTTGCGGCTCTATGCCGGTGGTGGTGTTCCCGCCCAAAGCGGTGAAATACGCATTTGGGATGTCGCCTCTGAAGAGCTCATAAAAAGTTTCGAGGTTCACGGTGACACCATTGAATCTATTGCACTCAGTCCGAGTAACACAACCCTACTCACTGCCAGCATGGATGAATATAGTGCTGTCATTGATGTAACGCTCCTTGAGGATACCGAAGATCCAATAGACAAACAAGCAAAGTGGCTTACCCAACACGTCGGGAGAGTCCTTTGCACCTTGTACCACCCACAAGGAACTTACTTTGTCACTGGTAGTGAAGATAAAACCATAAAAGTATGGAACCCTAACACTTTTAACGTCATGGTGAACTTTGATGCAAACGATGACGCTGTTTATAGTCTTGCCTATTCAGTTAATGAAGGCGTGATAGTTTCAGGATCTGCCGATAATACCGTCCGGACATGGCGCGTTACACCGGCCGAAGACGACGAGGAGATCGCAGTCGGACGAGATTCACTTGAGATGACAGGGGCTCGTGTTCGTGAATACGATGGGCATCAAGGTGCTGTTTATAGTGTTGATACTGCACTCGTTTTACCAAGACGCACAAACAATCAGACGGCAATGATTGCGTCCGGTAGTGCAGACACTTCCGTGATTATATGGAATCTCCGGTCAGGCAACCGTTATGGCACTTTTGATGAATCGACCGATGCTGTTTACGCTGTAAAGTTCAGTCCGAATGGCGAGTTCGTCGCCGCAGGCGGTCGAGATGGCAAAGTACGGCTCTGGAATCTCCGCAGACGCACCTTAACACACGAGTTCTAATATGGCAGTTGGCTTTCAGCAGTCAGCAATCAGGATGCCTCAGAGTGAGAGTTGTCAGAAAGAGATTTTGGGATACCCCGAAAACCTCTTAACTGACAACTGACAACTGAAAACTGAAAACCAGTCCTCTGATAACTGATAACTGATAACTATTTGGGGAGGGTCTTTCGCGATGCTTACCAATACTATACCCCTTTTGACTAAGCAATATAGCCTTGCAAGTACAATCCGAACGCTTTTTACGTTGCTCTTTATTTCTATTTCGCTTCCCGTCTTCGCACAAGGTACCCCGCGACTTAATTCTCTTTTTCCGGCGGGCGGCCAACCCGGAATGACTGTTGAGGTCGCCATCCAAGGTTCTGATTTAGAGGGTGCCCACCGAGTCATTGTTGAAGGAGAATCGGGGATTACCGCGCAACTTCATCCCGCTGGTGGTGAAGTTGATGATACTCATAAACCCGTCTTCGACGCGAATTGCGGGCAGTGCCACGAACTCCGCTCGCCGAGTAACAGGTCAATGACCCCGGCGCAGTGGAAAGCCACTGTTCAACGGATGATTACGGAGAAGGGCGCAGAGATCAGCGCGGAAGCACAGACGCAGATTGTTGCCTATCTTTCATCGGCTGCAAGAGCCAGTGCTGGATTAACCGCCGAATTATCTATCGCGCCGGATGCACCCATCGGGCTTCGCGAAATTCGGATTGTCGGCAAGCACGGCACCTCCACCGCATGGCCCTTTGAGGTAAGTCACACCCCCGATGTCATTGAAACCGAGTCGAATAACGAGCCAGAATCCGCTACCACTATTGAGCTACCAAGCCTTATCAATGGGGTCGTGAATCCGGGTGGCGACGAAGATTATTACGTTTTTCAAGGAAGCAAAGGACAACGATGTGTGTTTAGCGTCAAGGCATACCGCCTTAACAACATTAGCCAACAGTTCTTTAATCCAACGATCTCTGTTTTTGATGCAAAGGGTGTCGAACTTGCACGCAGTAACGGGTTCTACAGTCTTGATCCGCTCATTGATATAACGCTTCCTGACGATGGGCCCTATCTCCTACGTATTCGTGATCTATTGCATCGCGGCAACCCAGATTCCGTTTACCGGTTAACGGGCGGTGTTCTTCCGTACAATACCTATCTTTTCCCTGCTGGTGGAACGGTGCCTCTGGGTGGAGACAGGAAGGCTGCAAGTCTGACAGAGGCAACAGGCTCTCTTTCATACGGACCTGCCGTCCCGGCGAAAACCAACATTATTCAGTGTGTAATTGGCGGGGAAAATCTACCCGAAACGGAGTGGCAGGTCGAGTTGACTGCGGATGAGCAACCCGGTCTTAAACAGATTCGTACCCCGTACGGCATCTTTCCGTTTGTCATCAACGCGCACCCTGAAACTGTTGAAGAAAATATTGAACGTCAATCCGCTTCTGACGAACCTGCTACGCAAGATGCCACGACACAATTCACCGAATCCGAAATTCTTTTTGAAGCAAAGTGTAGTGTCTGCCATGAACTGCGTTCACCGAGCAACCGCGCACTCTCTGCCGAGGAATGGACAAACACTATTACGCGCATGGCAAATAAAGAGAATGCCGACATTACAACGACTGAGCGCGACCGTATCATCGCTTTTGTTGCCCAAGAAGCGCAACGTTTAGGGGCACTCATCGCACGCCAACTCGAACACGCGCAGCACCTCACAACCCCTGGCGCAATCAGTGGACGTATCTCAGAACCCGGTGAGGTGGATTACTACCGTTTTACCATCTCAGAAGGCACAAGCCTCGGTCCATGGTGGGTAATCTTCCCATTTGATAACGTTGATGAAAGGGGGTTTGATACAGTCTATCCCCCTGAAACCGAGATTGATCTCGAT
This sequence is a window from Candidatus Poribacteria bacterium. Protein-coding genes within it:
- a CDS encoding AAA family ATPase, which produces MYDKKNPKAAGANPDRYDLFTEDDEEVEEELTSEEEEMNSGYSLQLIHHLITETPPEDSRRRWLLELRRSILSDEGEFRERIHAIQQEALRIHAEMEAQIEKLTSPANRIGTLLGLPKEDIARVIVGGSEYYANLDTELDPGTLKKGFSVLLNDAFVVVGELGYNDAGPIAKVSEVIPDGRLRIGQEPNAQTVILERSADLMDVKLKPGDEVRVDSNYRVALEHIATKETDAYALEAVPNIPWSKVGGLDETIQRIKDTIELPILHPELFSRFQYSAPKGFLLHGPPGCGKTLIGKATAYNLTQQLRREGGEDVEGCFLHIKGPEILNMWLGESERKVREIFQIAREKKDDGKLAFVFIDEAESILGTRRALRSHSISNTLVPMFCAEMDGIESLQDVVIILATNRPDLIDPAILRPGRIDRKIKVTRPDADAAKDIFRIYFTPELPIAPEVTRDPETETPDEAPPEVIPAEKAVEDLIAQVVDEMFREDEDNRFLEVSLRSGRRDILYRGHLCSGAIIESIVQRAKESALKRAIQNPEKESGISRADLLDALAAEFLESEIFPPTEATEDWLKLLDYDPANVVKVTPIKAEKRERRKASGSRVI
- a CDS encoding proteasome accessory factor PafA2 family protein; its protein translation is MERLFGIETEYGITLENEAHIDAVKQSIELIKSYRQEDFRPVWDYRGEDPLRDERGFRADTLSNHPDEKEEEARDRKRNKKERLSFAEIKSDHILVNGARLYNDHAHPEYSTPECSNLFDLVAHDKAGERILHRCAETRSQKLGKRVLLYKNNTDFHGHSYGCHDNYLMAREVPFETLKQGIMSFFITRQIFAGAGKLGIETEAGLATPGHYQLSQRADFFHVEASVDTMHNRPIVNTRDEPHADASKYRRLHGIAGDANMSEYATALKVGTTALVIALIEQRRVPEKLALANPIDTIKTVSHDQTYRWMVMTDDGKTMSAIDHQREYLALAQKHLDDVGGFETDWVLTEWEDTLNTLEKDPMSLIDRLDWVAKKWLLETFAEEEGVPWDDAWLQSLDLEYHNIDLDEGLYYGIPMRRIVTDEQIEAALHNPPAGTRAYFRGRAVDRFSESIKAIQWDSITFTVNGRTREVNLNALAEADIAQQYNEALDESPTVETLIKKLRL
- a CDS encoding ubiquitin-like protein UBact, with the translated sequence MAANIIAQLERKQRDTKPIGPGDGDSDNEGPKRQKVSRPDTQELLKRMRRVDKDQSRRYRQRTGE
- a CDS encoding proteasome subunit alpha, producing the protein MHYNGDFLNLSGAGHQELAPHGGINHKGDFLDLLRYANYPLKIEVPPETARHGADVEIAHSTTVVAVLYRDGVMIAGDRRATAGTSVIYDRAEKVLQIDRHSALAISGSPAIAYEIARILEHSFQYFRRSQLQELSLEGKLRMLSRLIRENLSMALQGIGGVIPIFALYDLNAADDGNGGKIFFYDALGAHFENVDFATTGSGSIWIRGVLRYLSRFGETALHEMDQRQAAIAILRLLDIASEYDAATSGYNAKVKIFPTLKTVTRTGVNTVSDDDLAEWYAEAQPNVEE
- a CDS encoding proteasome accessory factor PafA2 family protein codes for the protein MNKRIFGIETEFGCMTDTERIRGTSEGVAARVRDYVFDVLELGLRDIHYRDWGEPPGNGGFLFNGGRLYIDMGHLEYATPECATLFDLVAYDKAIETIINNILDDTGLPTAFFKNNIDHFTGATFGCHENFQVSREVPFYRVVIPTLMPFFVTRQIYAGAGRVGVYDEMIEFGAQDVLEGQQLTEQQNYQISQRADHIVTEIYEWIQFSRAIINTRDEPLSDYTKYRRLHLLVGDSNMSEYATALKVGTTSLLLSAIETFYETHGEKLPLPGFELADPVFAIRHISRDSTFKWRIELKSGKTISAVDLQREYLNFVQAFITEPDEENQWVLSAWESILDDLEEDWERVIPRVDWAAKKWLLETFIAEEKLDWDDPWIKSQDLEYHNIRTESGLYYALQAHGQMERVITDEQIGYAINNAPQDTRAKVRAFLMRTLTQYQMPCIVDWHQIYAGHTEYFEMKEPLDTNIAKAQRWIRRLRKRPSRN